A window of Clostridium sp. Marseille-P299 contains these coding sequences:
- a CDS encoding LiaF transmembrane domain-containing protein, which yields MKRNSNGFIWGIILIVLGLFIASRAFGLITFSIFFDGWWTLFIIIPCFIGLFSNEHGKMSYLVGLCIGVLLLMSAQHIITWRMFGPLIFAVILVLAGISILFKKDPSEYQNHYTEHQNGHNFNQSGEYKEYKSNHDANGDSTNASFEYTYSNDENNTTSENNTQNRNYNTGNNNKSYQNYHTGAGYCACTAVFSGKDIRFDNKEFRGAALSTIFGGIELDLRNAIINENVVIDAKAILGGIDIFVPNYVRVSIDCTPILGGVDDKTRTPLGANESTPTIFINATCVLGGIDVK from the coding sequence ATGAAACGAAATTCTAATGGATTTATTTGGGGAATTATATTAATTGTTTTAGGATTGTTCATCGCTAGTCGAGCTTTTGGATTAATAACATTTTCAATATTCTTTGATGGTTGGTGGACTTTATTTATTATTATTCCATGTTTTATTGGTTTATTTAGTAATGAACATGGAAAGATGTCTTATTTAGTTGGTTTATGCATAGGTGTTTTATTATTGATGTCAGCACAGCATATAATTACGTGGAGAATGTTTGGACCATTGATTTTTGCTGTTATCTTGGTACTTGCAGGAATTAGTATCTTATTTAAGAAGGATCCTTCAGAATACCAAAATCATTATACTGAGCATCAGAATGGTCATAATTTTAATCAATCTGGTGAATATAAGGAATATAAGAGTAATCATGATGCAAATGGTGATTCAACAAATGCTTCCTTTGAGTATACTTACTCCAATGATGAGAATAATACTACAAGCGAGAACAATACGCAAAATAGAAATTATAATACGGGAAATAATAATAAATCCTATCAAAATTACCATACTGGAGCAGGATATTGTGCGTGTACAGCAGTTTTTTCTGGAAAAGATATCAGATTTGATAATAAAGAGTTTCGTGGTGCGGCATTATCTACAATCTTTGGTGGAATTGAATTAGATTTAAGAAATGCAATTATCAACGAAAATGTTGTGATTGATGCGAAGGCAATTTTAGGTGGAATTGATATATTTGTACCAAATTATGTTCGTGTTTCTATCGATTGTACACCAATTTTAGGTGGAGTTGATGATAAAACAAGAACACCACTTGGTGCAAATGAGAGTACACCAACAATTTTTATTAATGCAACTTGTGTTTTAGGCGGTATCGATGTAAAATAG
- the argF gene encoding ornithine carbamoyltransferase, which yields MNLKGRSFLTLKDFTADEIMYFIDLAAELKAKKKQGITGKSLQGKNIALIFEKPSTRTRCAFTVGCIDEGAHPEYLGKNDIQLGHKESIEDTARVLGRMFDGIEYRGFAQETVEKLAKYSGVPVWNGLTDSDHPTQILADFLTMKEQFGELKGLKLAFVGDGRNNMANSLMIGATKVGIHFTILAPKSLWPEEELVETCKEYAKESGSVIEISENIDAIKDADVVYTDVWCSMGEEDQAATRIELLRPYQVNDNLMKKTGKDSTILLHCLPAVKGNEVTEETFEKYADVIFDEAENRMHTIKAVMVATLGN from the coding sequence ATGAATTTAAAAGGACGTTCATTTCTAACACTAAAGGATTTTACAGCAGACGAAATTATGTATTTCATCGACTTGGCAGCAGAGTTAAAGGCTAAGAAAAAACAAGGCATTACAGGTAAGAGTTTACAAGGTAAAAATATTGCTTTGATTTTTGAAAAACCATCAACACGTACTCGCTGCGCATTTACCGTTGGATGTATTGATGAAGGAGCTCATCCAGAGTACTTAGGGAAAAATGATATCCAATTAGGGCACAAGGAGAGTATTGAGGATACCGCTAGAGTTCTTGGAAGAATGTTTGATGGTATAGAGTACCGTGGCTTTGCACAAGAAACGGTAGAAAAGTTAGCAAAATATAGTGGTGTTCCAGTATGGAATGGTTTAACAGATAGTGATCATCCAACGCAGATATTAGCAGACTTTTTAACAATGAAAGAACAATTTGGTGAGTTAAAGGGGCTTAAATTAGCATTTGTCGGTGATGGTAGAAATAATATGGCAAATAGCTTGATGATAGGCGCTACTAAGGTTGGAATTCATTTTACAATACTAGCTCCAAAGAGTTTATGGCCAGAAGAAGAGTTAGTAGAAACTTGCAAAGAATATGCAAAAGAGTCTGGAAGTGTTATTGAAATTTCAGAAAATATAGATGCAATTAAGGATGCAGACGTTGTTTACACGGATGTTTGGTGCTCAATGGGAGAAGAAGATCAGGCAGCTACTCGAATCGAACTTCTTCGTCCATATCAGGTGAATGACAATCTTATGAAAAAGACCGGAAAAGATTCTACAATTTTATTGCATTGTTTACCTGCAGTAAAGGGAAATGAAGTGACAGAAGAAACATTTGAAAAGTATGCAGATGTTATTTTTGATGAGGCTGAAAATCGTATGCATACGATAAAAGCAGTTATGGTTGCAACCTTAGGTAATTAG
- a CDS encoding patatin-like phospholipase family protein produces the protein MSKFDFSKEYGVVLEGGGAKGAYQIGVWRAMQECGVKIKGISGVSVGALNGALMCMGDLKKAESIWENISYSQVMEVDDEQMNHLINLNLKQLDLKLLSKTVAKFLTDGGFHIDPLKKLIDECVDEEKIINSPIEFLLGTFSMSGFKELEIPANADNSEYLKDYLLASAYFPAFKNEKLHGKKYVDGGIVNNVPVDRLIKHGYKDIIVVRIYGIGIEKRIKIPEDVVVIQIAPRVDLGNLLDFDSKKSKRNMKIGYYDGLRCFRSLKGYIYYIDSNLSEEECVNRLMHSDEFAQVAFLEYYDLEYSDPSTYLRNILEKVLPLIAEELKLSKNWGYEELYLAMLEICAKAVRVPKYNVYTVEELICKIRERYKILKKKDPNFMLPLFIDLVMNLIITPNE, from the coding sequence ATGTCCAAATTTGATTTTAGCAAGGAGTATGGTGTTGTATTAGAAGGTGGAGGAGCCAAAGGTGCTTATCAAATAGGCGTTTGGCGCGCTATGCAAGAATGTGGTGTCAAAATAAAAGGTATCTCAGGTGTTTCAGTTGGGGCATTAAATGGAGCACTCATGTGTATGGGAGATCTAAAGAAGGCAGAGTCAATTTGGGAAAATATATCATACTCACAGGTTATGGAAGTGGATGACGAGCAGATGAATCATTTGATAAATCTAAATCTAAAGCAATTAGATTTAAAGCTATTATCAAAAACCGTAGCAAAATTTTTAACGGATGGAGGATTTCATATTGATCCGTTAAAAAAATTAATTGATGAATGTGTGGATGAAGAAAAGATTATAAATTCCCCAATAGAATTTTTATTGGGTACGTTTTCAATGAGTGGTTTTAAGGAGCTAGAAATCCCAGCAAATGCAGATAATAGCGAATATTTAAAAGATTATCTATTGGCAAGTGCATACTTTCCGGCATTTAAAAACGAAAAACTTCATGGGAAAAAGTACGTAGATGGTGGAATTGTAAATAATGTACCCGTGGACCGTTTAATTAAGCATGGTTATAAAGATATCATTGTAGTTCGAATCTATGGAATTGGTATTGAAAAACGTATAAAGATTCCAGAAGATGTAGTAGTGATTCAGATTGCACCAAGGGTGGATCTTGGTAATCTTCTTGATTTTGATAGTAAGAAGAGTAAACGTAATATGAAAATCGGATATTACGATGGATTACGTTGTTTCCGTTCATTAAAAGGGTATATTTATTATATCGATAGCAACTTAAGTGAGGAAGAATGCGTCAATCGTTTGATGCATAGTGATGAATTTGCGCAAGTGGCATTTTTAGAATATTATGATTTAGAATATAGTGATCCGTCTACTTATTTAAGAAATATACTTGAGAAAGTACTTCCATTAATTGCAGAGGAACTAAAACTTTCTAAGAATTGGGGATATGAAGAACTTTACCTAGCCATGTTAGAAATTTGTGCGAAAGCGGTTCGGGTCCCAAAATATAATGTTTATACTGTAGAAGAATTGATTTGTAAAATACGCGAAAGATATAAAATACTTAAGAAAAAAGACCCTAATTTTATGTTACCGTTATTTATAGATTTGGTTATGAACTTAATTATCACACCAAATGAATAA
- a CDS encoding SPFH domain-containing protein — MGSGFLITVLVLLLLVLIASCIKIVPQANAFVIERLGGYQATWGVGIHFKVPIIDKVARKVVLKEQVVDFAPQPVITKDNVTMKIDTVVFYQITDPKLYAYGVERPIMAIENLTATTLRNIIGDLELDETLTSREIINTKMRVSLDVATDPWGIKVNRVELKNIIPPSAIQDAMEKQMKAERERREAILRAEGEKKATILVAEGNKESIILEAEAAKEAAILRAEAAKEAMIREAEGQASAIIAVQRANADGIVMLNESAPGNAVLQLKSLEAFAKAADGKATKIIIPSEIQGLAGLVKGITEVAKEN; from the coding sequence ATGGGATCAGGATTTCTTATAACGGTTTTAGTACTATTATTATTGGTTTTAATCGCTTCATGTATTAAGATTGTTCCACAAGCAAATGCATTTGTTATTGAACGACTTGGTGGGTATCAGGCTACATGGGGAGTGGGAATACACTTTAAAGTACCTATTATTGATAAGGTGGCTAGAAAGGTTGTTTTAAAGGAACAAGTAGTTGATTTTGCACCTCAACCTGTAATTACAAAAGATAACGTAACAATGAAAATTGATACTGTTGTATTTTATCAGATTACAGATCCAAAGTTATATGCTTATGGAGTAGAAAGACCGATTATGGCCATTGAAAATCTAACAGCTACTACATTAAGAAATATCATTGGTGATTTAGAGCTTGATGAAACACTTACTTCTAGAGAGATTATTAATACTAAAATGAGGGTTTCCCTTGATGTTGCAACGGACCCTTGGGGTATAAAAGTAAATCGTGTTGAATTAAAAAATATTATACCTCCATCTGCAATTCAAGATGCGATGGAAAAACAAATGAAAGCAGAACGTGAAAGACGAGAGGCAATCCTTAGAGCAGAAGGAGAGAAAAAGGCTACGATTTTAGTTGCAGAAGGTAACAAAGAGTCGATTATTTTAGAAGCAGAAGCTGCAAAAGAAGCTGCTATACTAAGAGCAGAAGCTGCGAAAGAAGCAATGATTCGTGAAGCAGAAGGCCAAGCATCAGCAATCATTGCTGTTCAAAGAGCAAATGCAGATGGAATTGTTATGTTAAATGAATCGGCACCAGGTAACGCAGTTCTTCAATTAAAGAGTTTAGAAGCATTTGCAAAAGCTGCGGATGGTAAAGCTACTAAGATTATTATTCCATCAGAAATCCAAGGACTTGCAGGATTAGTAAAAGGTATTACTGAAGTTGCAAAAGAAAATTAA
- a CDS encoding NfeD family protein — MTSIAWLVILAVLIVIEIATLGLTTIWFAAGALVAFLLSLVQGSVFLEVIIFLGISLLMLIFTRPVAVKFFNTKRIKTNYESVIGRVAKVTETINNFNSTGGVIVAGVEWTARAANDNNIIKPGTKVIIKEVSGVKLIVEPLGEQVAI, encoded by the coding sequence ATGACTTCCATAGCATGGCTTGTAATACTTGCAGTATTAATTGTTATTGAAATTGCTACGCTAGGATTAACTACGATATGGTTTGCCGCAGGAGCCCTGGTAGCATTTTTGCTTTCTTTAGTACAGGGAAGTGTATTCTTAGAGGTAATTATATTTTTAGGGATATCATTATTAATGCTAATATTTACAAGACCAGTAGCAGTAAAGTTCTTTAACACAAAACGAATTAAGACAAATTATGAGAGTGTGATTGGACGTGTTGCTAAGGTTACTGAGACAATAAATAATTTTAATTCAACAGGGGGAGTCATTGTAGCTGGTGTTGAATGGACTGCTAGGGCAGCAAATGATAATAACATCATTAAACCTGGAACTAAAGTTATTATTAAAGAAGTTTCTGGAGTTAAATTAATTGTTGAACCACTTGGAGAACAAGTAGCCATATAG
- a CDS encoding DUF2325 domain-containing protein: protein MSIVIIGGNERMECQYKEICKQHKCKVKIFTKMKSDLKNQIGKPDLIILFTSTVAHKMVHCALNEANKHQIVVERSHSSSANALKSILKDYTVA, encoded by the coding sequence ATGAGTATCGTAATCATTGGCGGTAATGAAAGAATGGAATGTCAATATAAAGAAATATGTAAACAGCACAAATGTAAAGTAAAAATATTTACAAAAATGAAAAGTGATTTAAAGAATCAAATAGGTAAACCTGACTTAATTATTTTATTTACTTCAACCGTTGCCCATAAAATGGTGCATTGTGCATTGAATGAAGCAAACAAACACCAGATAGTTGTTGAAAGATCTCATAGTAGTAGTGCAAACGCGTTAAAAAGTATTTTAAAGGACTATACAGTTGCATAA
- a CDS encoding metal-dependent transcriptional regulator: protein MYESGENYLETILLLSKKNGAVRSIDIARELEFSKPSVSRAMGLLKESGHINIAANSEITLTELGLEVANQIYERHRSITEFLMKTTKVTPEIAEKDACRIEHIMSEEVFLGIKQYLEEHKE, encoded by the coding sequence ATGTATGAGTCTGGGGAAAATTATTTAGAAACAATTTTATTATTAAGTAAGAAAAATGGAGCGGTACGCTCTATTGATATAGCAAGAGAATTAGAATTTAGTAAGCCAAGCGTTAGTCGTGCCATGGGATTATTAAAAGAATCGGGCCATATAAATATAGCGGCTAACAGTGAAATCACATTAACAGAATTAGGATTAGAAGTAGCTAATCAAATCTATGAAAGACATAGAAGTATTACAGAGTTCCTTATGAAAACAACAAAGGTAACACCAGAGATTGCAGAAAAAGATGCTTGTAGAATAGAGCATATTATGAGTGAAGAAGTATTTCTTGGAATAAAACAATATCTTGAGGAACATAAAGAATAA
- a CDS encoding FeoB-associated Cys-rich membrane protein has product MIDIVIAVLCIGFVGFVAGRGIWRMKKGESGSCGCGCKGCSSQCHSVEEKK; this is encoded by the coding sequence ATGATAGACATCGTAATTGCAGTTTTATGTATTGGATTTGTAGGATTTGTTGCAGGTAGAGGTATTTGGCGCATGAAAAAAGGTGAAAGTGGAAGTTGCGGATGTGGGTGTAAAGGATGTTCATCACAATGTCACAGCGTTGAGGAAAAAAAATAG
- a CDS encoding transcriptional repressor, translating into MRANDILLNQPFTSHHKKRELVIEELRNSGCRITQQRKIILDIILNNECSCCKEIYYQAVHKDDSIGIATVYRMIKKLEEIGAIDRKNQYQVTSEKFDETLNERMILHKDEVSIAIKDEQWLEEIRAKLKEHGYINNEPVSVVFHVGNKQ; encoded by the coding sequence ATGAGAGCAAATGATATTTTATTAAACCAACCTTTTACAAGTCATCATAAAAAAAGAGAGCTAGTAATCGAAGAACTTCGTAATAGTGGTTGCCGTATTACCCAGCAACGAAAAATAATTCTTGATATTATTTTAAATAATGAATGTTCTTGTTGTAAGGAAATATATTACCAAGCAGTTCATAAAGACGATTCTATCGGTATTGCGACTGTGTATCGAATGATTAAAAAACTTGAAGAAATAGGAGCGATCGATCGTAAAAATCAATATCAAGTTACTAGTGAGAAGTTTGATGAAACACTTAATGAACGAATGATTTTGCACAAAGATGAAGTTTCCATTGCCATTAAAGATGAACAATGGTTAGAAGAGATTCGTGCGAAGTTAAAGGAACATGGATATATTAATAATGAACCAGTATCTGTAGTTTTTCATGTAGGAAATAAGCAGTAA
- the feoB gene encoding ferrous iron transport protein B: MGIKIALAGNPNCGKTTLFNSITGSKQHVGNWPGVTVDKKEGIYKRDKEVSVIDLPGTYSLSPYSQEEIIARDYIVKESPDVVINIVDGTSIERNLYLTLQIMETRIPMVIAMNMMDEVEAKGDVIDCNKISKELGIPVVPIVARSGKGIHELMDAAIRVGKQNYELKQLDIYDDNIIQAKDQIKLLLDKDTEAVAEWKALKLVEGDEIVTNSLPEDVKAKVSKIVEKADNAADGDVEAKIADLRYRFIGELVKKTVKKKSKGHTLTKSDKIDKVLTNRILALPIFAGIMYLMFSITFSETIFGVLPGIGVWLQTIVVDFWDGPLTDFIMGAIESAGASPWALSLVGDGILAGLGGVISFLPQILILFLLMSFLEDSGYMARVAFVMDRLFRKFGLSGKSFIPLLMGFGCSVPALMASRTLENDKDRRLTMMMTPFMSCGAKLPIYLMFAATLFPSSNQTLLVYSVYFLGMAVAIISGIILSKTMFKGEVSNFIMELPQYRIPTLKSVLIHGFEKVKGFAIKAGTIILASTVLIWFLSRFTFGLRYLSEDEMNLSIIAKIGQALKFIFIPLGFGNDWRPVVGTLTGFIAKENIVSTFGVLFNAADGIADAAAEGSAAIPGLEMVFTQVTAYAYMAFNLLCMPCFAAVGALRKEMGSTKWTLRAIGFQMLVAYIVALLINVVGNLIF; the protein is encoded by the coding sequence ATGGGTATTAAAATTGCTCTAGCAGGTAATCCAAACTGCGGAAAAACAACACTTTTTAATAGTATCACTGGTTCAAAACAACATGTTGGAAACTGGCCAGGTGTTACAGTTGACAAGAAGGAGGGAATTTATAAACGCGATAAAGAAGTAAGCGTTATTGACCTTCCAGGAACTTATTCATTATCGCCATATTCTCAAGAAGAGATTATTGCAAGAGATTACATTGTGAAAGAAAGTCCAGACGTTGTAATAAACATTGTTGATGGAACGAGTATTGAAAGAAACTTGTATTTAACATTGCAGATCATGGAAACAAGAATTCCCATGGTTATTGCAATGAATATGATGGATGAAGTTGAGGCGAAAGGTGATGTTATTGACTGCAACAAAATAAGCAAAGAGCTAGGAATTCCAGTGGTTCCGATTGTAGCAAGAAGCGGCAAAGGAATTCATGAACTTATGGATGCAGCCATACGTGTGGGGAAACAAAACTATGAACTTAAGCAGTTAGACATTTATGATGATAATATTATACAGGCAAAAGATCAAATAAAGTTACTACTTGATAAAGATACAGAAGCCGTAGCAGAATGGAAAGCTCTTAAACTTGTTGAGGGAGATGAAATTGTTACAAACAGTCTTCCAGAAGATGTGAAAGCTAAAGTAAGCAAAATTGTGGAAAAAGCTGATAATGCAGCGGATGGAGATGTGGAAGCCAAAATTGCTGATTTACGATATCGATTCATCGGAGAACTTGTAAAGAAAACAGTGAAAAAGAAGAGCAAGGGACATACACTTACAAAGTCAGATAAAATTGATAAGGTATTAACGAATCGTATTTTAGCATTGCCTATTTTTGCTGGTATCATGTATTTGATGTTCTCAATTACCTTTAGTGAAACGATCTTTGGTGTATTACCAGGTATCGGTGTTTGGTTACAAACAATAGTTGTGGACTTTTGGGATGGCCCACTAACTGATTTCATTATGGGAGCAATTGAAAGCGCAGGTGCTTCTCCTTGGGCACTATCCTTAGTTGGTGATGGAATACTTGCTGGTTTAGGTGGAGTTATCTCTTTCTTACCTCAAATTTTAATTCTATTCTTACTAATGTCTTTCTTAGAAGACAGCGGATATATGGCAAGAGTTGCCTTTGTAATGGATCGTTTGTTCCGTAAGTTTGGTTTATCAGGAAAATCATTTATTCCATTATTAATGGGATTTGGCTGTTCTGTTCCTGCATTGATGGCAAGTAGAACATTAGAGAATGATAAAGACCGTAGATTAACAATGATGATGACACCATTTATGTCTTGCGGTGCAAAATTACCAATTTATTTAATGTTTGCAGCTACCTTATTCCCAAGTAGCAATCAAACCTTATTAGTTTATTCTGTATATTTCCTTGGTATGGCAGTAGCGATTATCTCTGGAATTATATTAAGTAAGACTATGTTTAAAGGTGAAGTAAGTAACTTCATCATGGAACTACCTCAATATCGTATTCCAACCCTTAAGAGTGTTTTAATTCATGGCTTTGAAAAGGTTAAGGGCTTTGCAATTAAGGCAGGTACAATTATCTTAGCATCTACTGTTTTAATTTGGTTCTTATCAAGATTTACATTCGGTTTACGTTATTTAAGTGAAGATGAAATGAATTTAAGTATTATTGCTAAGATTGGTCAAGCACTTAAGTTTATTTTTATTCCTTTAGGATTTGGTAATGACTGGAGACCAGTTGTTGGTACACTAACAGGATTTATTGCAAAAGAAAACATCGTTTCAACATTTGGCGTATTATTTAATGCAGCGGATGGTATTGCGGATGCAGCAGCTGAAGGTAGCGCAGCAATTCCAGGTTTAGAAATGGTATTCACACAAGTAACAGCATATGCGTATATGGCATTTAACTTATTATGTATGCCTTGTTTTGCAGCAGTTGGTGCATTACGTAAAGAGATGGGAAGCACAAAGTGGACATTAAGGGCAATTGGATTCCAAATGCTAGTTGCTTATATTGTTGCTTTATTAATTAATGTAGTAGGAAATTTGATATTCTAA
- a CDS encoding FeoA family protein, which yields MTLFDLKPGEEGKVATIGCKGALKRRIMDMGVTPGTAIKVVKIAPLGDPIEVNIRGYELSLRKEEAKQINLV from the coding sequence ATGACATTATTCGATCTAAAGCCAGGAGAAGAAGGAAAAGTTGCTACGATTGGTTGTAAGGGAGCTTTAAAAAGAAGAATCATGGATATGGGGGTTACACCAGGAACTGCAATTAAAGTAGTTAAGATCGCTCCACTCGGTGATCCGATTGAAGTGAATATTCGTGGTTACGAATTAAGCCTAAGAAAAGAGGAAGCAAAACAGATAAATCTTGTTTAA
- a CDS encoding FeoA family protein: MPLSLVDLGEVKTILDFRGKEDVKRHLTDIGFVKGEQVKVLAENESGLILLVKGTRVAINKGLASKIVVE; the protein is encoded by the coding sequence ATGCCACTATCTTTAGTAGACCTAGGAGAAGTGAAAACAATACTCGATTTTCGTGGTAAAGAGGATGTGAAACGTCATCTCACTGATATCGGTTTTGTTAAAGGAGAACAGGTGAAAGTACTAGCAGAAAATGAGAGTGGTCTTATTTTATTGGTAAAAGGTACAAGAGTTGCAATCAATAAGGGGCTTGCCTCAAAAATTGTTGTAGAATAG
- a CDS encoding glucose-6-phosphate isomerase gives MAKVSFDYSVAKQFIRDEEINNIEKIAEAAKSELLSKEGAGNDYLGWIDLPVNYDKEEFTRIKKAAEKIKEDSEVLLVIGIGGSYLGARAAIEFLRHSFYNSVSKEIRKTPEIYYVGNNISSTYITHLIEAIGERDFSINIISKSGTTTEPAIAFRVFKKLLINKYGKEEAAKRIYATTDKARGALKKLATEEGYESFIVPDDVGGRFSVLTAVGLLPIAVSGADIDQLMEGAKSMRERCLNNSFANNDAVLYAAVRNILLRKGKSIEILANYEPSLHYVGEWWKQLYGESEGKDQRGIFPAAVDLTTDLHSMGQFIQDGQRTMFETVLNLEKSSCEIVLEEEEVDLDGLNYLAGRTVDFINKNAMKGTLLAHTDGNVPNLIVNIPEQNEFSLGELFYFFEFACGVSGYMLGVNPFDQPGVESYKKNMFALLGKPGFEELSKELLKRL, from the coding sequence ATGGCAAAAGTATCGTTTGATTATTCAGTTGCAAAACAGTTTATTCGAGATGAAGAAATAAACAATATTGAAAAGATAGCAGAGGCTGCTAAATCAGAATTATTGTCCAAAGAAGGTGCAGGGAACGATTATTTAGGGTGGATAGACTTACCTGTTAATTATGACAAAGAAGAATTCACAAGAATTAAAAAAGCGGCAGAAAAAATTAAGGAAGATTCGGAAGTATTACTTGTAATTGGTATAGGAGGTTCTTATCTTGGTGCTAGAGCTGCAATTGAGTTTTTAAGACATAGTTTTTACAATTCAGTTTCTAAAGAAATAAGAAAGACACCTGAAATCTATTATGTTGGAAATAATATCAGCAGTACTTATATCACTCATTTAATCGAAGCAATTGGTGAACGTGATTTTTCTATTAATATCATAAGTAAATCAGGGACAACAACAGAACCAGCAATTGCTTTTCGTGTATTTAAAAAGTTATTAATCAATAAATATGGTAAAGAAGAAGCTGCTAAGAGAATTTATGCAACAACAGATAAGGCCAGAGGAGCTCTTAAAAAATTAGCAACAGAAGAAGGGTATGAAAGTTTTATCGTACCAGATGATGTTGGAGGCCGTTTTTCTGTTCTTACAGCAGTAGGATTACTACCAATCGCTGTAAGCGGCGCTGACATTGATCAATTAATGGAAGGTGCAAAAAGCATGAGAGAGCGTTGCTTAAATAATAGCTTCGCAAACAATGATGCTGTTTTATATGCAGCGGTACGTAATATTTTATTAAGAAAAGGAAAAAGTATTGAAATTCTAGCAAATTATGAACCTTCTCTACATTATGTTGGTGAATGGTGGAAGCAATTATATGGAGAGAGTGAAGGAAAAGATCAAAGAGGAATTTTTCCAGCAGCAGTTGATTTAACCACAGACTTACATTCTATGGGACAGTTTATTCAGGATGGTCAAAGAACTATGTTTGAGACTGTTTTAAATTTAGAAAAGTCAAGTTGCGAAATCGTCTTAGAGGAAGAAGAAGTTGATCTAGATGGCTTGAATTATCTTGCTGGAAGAACTGTAGATTTTATTAATAAAAATGCGATGAAGGGTACCTTACTTGCACATACCGATGGTAATGTACCAAATCTTATTGTTAATATTCCTGAGCAAAATGAATTTAGCCTAGGTGAATTATTCTATTTCTTTGAATTTGCATGTGGTGTAAGTGGTTATATGCTTGGTGTGAATCCATTTGATCAGCCGGGTGTTGAAAGCTATAAGAAAAACATGTTTGCTCTTCTTGGTAAGCCTGGTTTCGAAGAACTTAGTAAAGAATTGTTAAAACGTTTATAA